Genomic segment of Gilliamella apis:
TGCAGCTTCCGTCATTGAAGCCGCATGTTTGATCCAAATTATTTTATTGCCACCTTGCTGTGATTTTTCATAAACTTTAGTCGAAATACTACGTATTTGATCAATACCAATTGATTGTTTACCTTGCTCATGTGTAATTACGTAATAATCAGGATGATGCTGAGATAAAAACAACTGGCAATTATGACAATTACCACAAGGCTCTAATTGTTGTGAAGATTGACAAATTAATCGATTAACCAGTAGATTTATCAATTCTTCTTCACCACTTCCCTGAATATAATTAATTAACATGGCATGATGTGCCCGATTATTAACAATCGTATCAGCAAGTTGCTGAAAAGGTAATGCAAGCCAAGGATATTTATTAAAAATCATAAAACCAAAACCTAATTTATTAGCCATGAATTCAAAATAGTTTCAATTTGAGCTGTCACTTCTTCTATAGATTGATTGGCATCGATGGTCACAATAGTATTATCACGCTCAGCTAGTTGTAAATAACGCTGACGAATACGCTCAAAGAATGGTAATGATTGTTGTTCAATGCGATCAAGCTGCCCGCGGGATCTGGCCCGCATTAAACCGAGTTCTGGCGCAACATCTAAGTACAATGTTAAATCAGGTTTAAATTTACCCAAAACCTGAGCTTGTAATGTTTCAATAAAAACCTTATCGATCTGTCGCCCACCACCTTGATAAGCTTGAGTTGATAAATCATGTCGATCACCAATAACCCATTTCCCCATTTTTAATGCCGGTTTAATTACATTATCAACCAATTGTATACGAGCAGCATAAAGCATTAGCAATTCCGCTTTATCGGTTAGCGGTTCATTATCTAAACCATTTTTAATAATATTTCGTAATGCTTCTGCAATTGGAGTACCGCCAGGTTCGCGAGTAAATTGTAAATCAGCAATATGATGTTGTTTTAAAATACGTGCAACAGTATTGATGGCGGTTGTTTTGCCTGCACCTTCTAAACCTTCGATGACAATAAATTTACCTGTCATACAAAATTCCTAAATGATTAATAATGAATTGATGATTAATGTTGAGTATTGTACGCTATTTTTAATAATTATTTTAGTTTAGCTAAAAATTAGCTATTAATGATATAGTAAAAATAAACTTTATTAAGAAGAGATGATAGAGATCTTATATGCCACAAAACTTTAAAAATTATAATCAAGATCTATTAAAAAAAGTTGTATTAAAGAAAAATATAACAGCAATAGTACAGCTTTCAGTGGCACTCTTGTTTATTCTTAATATTCTTTTTGCTTTGCGAGTACACCAAAGAACTATTATCTTCCCTAAAATTGAATTTTCATTTTTTTCTGTAGCCATCATGCTTAGTTTTCTTCTCGCTTTTTCTAGAAAAAAAATGTTGAAAAAACCATTTTTAGAACGAATTAAACAGTACCTTGCACGTGCTTTTATGATTTTTTCTTTTAATCTCCTAATTTTTTTAGGTATACCAATAGATATTATTTATTTCTATCCTACTGAATCTAAAATTTATACCACTGAATATAAAATTACCGCACCAGGGCCAAGTAGAGGTAAACATGGGCATTGTAAAAATGGTTTAAAGATTCTTGATAAAGATAACAATTATTTCTTTTTTCTATGTATAAATTTAAATGACAAAATCAAATATGGTACTAAAGC
This window contains:
- the tmk gene encoding dTMP kinase — protein: MTGKFIVIEGLEGAGKTTAINTVARILKQHHIADLQFTREPGGTPIAEALRNIIKNGLDNEPLTDKAELLMLYAARIQLVDNVIKPALKMGKWVIGDRHDLSTQAYQGGGRQIDKVFIETLQAQVLGKFKPDLTLYLDVAPELGLMRARSRGQLDRIEQQSLPFFERIRQRYLQLAERDNTIVTIDANQSIEEVTAQIETILNSWLIN